A single genomic interval of Pyrobaculum arsenaticum DSM 13514 harbors:
- a CDS encoding flavin reductase family protein, translated as MYEGKFYRLLHPRPTVIIVSRCPDGRFNLMPASWNTPVSEEPPTVAVAVDKETYTYQCLKSHRYATLNVPPIEVADLIYKLGSVSGREVDKAAHFGVRLEPSEKVDVPRVAGALAAYEVEVYKEVEVGEVALFVFKVLGVWVAPGVANQWGFDFKKVNIPLHGAGRAFYRVDPRPVFAKK; from the coding sequence GTGTACGAGGGGAAATTCTACCGCCTCCTCCACCCACGGCCAACAGTCATCATCGTATCTAGGTGCCCAGACGGTAGGTTTAACCTAATGCCTGCGTCCTGGAACACCCCTGTTTCAGAAGAACCGCCTACTGTGGCGGTGGCAGTGGACAAGGAGACGTATACCTACCAGTGTTTGAAGAGCCACAGATATGCGACGCTTAATGTACCGCCCATTGAGGTCGCCGATTTGATATACAAGCTGGGCTCCGTGAGCGGGCGAGAGGTGGACAAGGCGGCCCACTTCGGCGTGAGGCTGGAGCCGTCTGAGAAGGTGGACGTGCCGCGGGTGGCCGGCGCCTTGGCGGCCTACGAGGTGGAGGTGTACAAAGAGGTGGAGGTGGGCGAGGTGGCCTTGTTCGTATTCAAAGTGCTGGGGGTCTGGGTCGCGCCGGGAGTGGCGAACCAGTGGGGCTTCGACTTCAAGAAGGTTAATATCCCCCTCCACGGCGCCGGGAGGGCCTTCTACCGCGTAGACCCTCGGCCCGTGTTCGCCAAGAAGTAG
- a CDS encoding B12-binding domain-containing radical SAM protein has protein sequence MQSPRFDVILTADRSMMSNYHRKEFLGFGTTGPIFVELPFGFSERFHSYLFAPKLKTDKWGRPVEAPYGMRKIEAKLLDAGINAAVIDPEHVHKYLPHAKVLMLSHHDYFGLNPPSSTWGVIVGKEPMNAVFFKGFMERLSPHIWKAKAGNGLRVIVGGPAAWQWLYFPELVDKWGIDTIFDGEGERLVVDLVRRAVEGKPLPKYIYVGVGEAPSLEEISTIKYPSINGLVEIGRGCPRGCAFCSVTLRAMRWYPLEKIEEELKVNARAGVVDGILHSDEVPLYGSTTVEPNPEKLVALHKLAKRYYRKVGWSHTTFVAVYHGEKKMGKLFTKLSEIILDEHQDWWGAQIGLETGSVRLARKIMPGKAAPYKIDQWHEIVEEAAAIMHEIRLIPAITLIVGLPDEQPDDVVETIELVERLRPYRSLIVPLFYVPMSHVRTDKAGWLDKLNLYPEHIDLLEVVARHSIYWAKDIVNKFYFKGPQYFLVRFLVNYFINYVEKRLGKIKEDVEHYKEALRQTRNNARKEVLTFAS, from the coding sequence ATGCAGTCTCCTCGTTTTGACGTCATACTTACCGCCGACAGGTCAATGATGTCGAATTACCACCGTAAGGAGTTTTTGGGCTTCGGCACCACTGGGCCTATCTTCGTGGAGCTACCCTTCGGCTTTTCCGAGCGCTTCCACTCGTATCTATTTGCACCAAAGTTGAAGACTGACAAGTGGGGGAGGCCGGTGGAGGCGCCGTACGGGATGAGGAAGATAGAGGCGAAGCTCCTCGACGCCGGTATTAACGCCGCCGTAATTGATCCAGAACACGTCCACAAGTACCTACCCCACGCCAAGGTGCTTATGCTGAGCCATCACGACTACTTTGGGCTCAACCCGCCGAGTAGCACTTGGGGGGTCATCGTCGGGAAGGAGCCGATGAACGCGGTGTTTTTCAAGGGGTTCATGGAGAGGCTGTCTCCCCATATATGGAAGGCGAAAGCCGGGAACGGGCTTAGGGTGATTGTGGGAGGCCCCGCCGCGTGGCAGTGGCTCTACTTCCCGGAGCTGGTTGACAAGTGGGGCATAGACACTATTTTCGATGGGGAGGGGGAGAGACTTGTGGTGGATCTGGTTAGGAGGGCGGTGGAGGGGAAGCCTCTGCCTAAGTATATCTATGTCGGCGTTGGCGAGGCGCCTAGTCTTGAGGAGATCTCTACGATTAAGTACCCGAGTATAAATGGGCTGGTGGAGATTGGGAGGGGTTGCCCGAGGGGATGCGCCTTTTGTTCTGTCACGCTGAGGGCGATGAGGTGGTATCCGCTGGAGAAGATCGAGGAGGAGCTTAAGGTGAACGCCAGGGCCGGCGTTGTTGACGGCATTTTGCACTCAGACGAGGTGCCCCTCTACGGCTCGACGACTGTAGAGCCCAACCCGGAGAAGCTCGTAGCCTTGCACAAGCTGGCTAAGAGGTACTACCGTAAGGTGGGTTGGAGCCACACGACCTTCGTGGCTGTCTACCACGGCGAGAAGAAGATGGGGAAGTTATTCACTAAGCTGTCCGAGATTATACTGGACGAGCATCAGGACTGGTGGGGGGCCCAGATCGGCCTTGAGACTGGCTCGGTGCGGCTAGCGCGTAAGATTATGCCGGGGAAGGCGGCGCCTTACAAAATCGATCAGTGGCACGAGATCGTGGAGGAGGCCGCCGCGATTATGCACGAGATTAGGCTTATTCCCGCCATTACCCTCATTGTTGGCCTTCCCGACGAACAGCCGGACGACGTGGTGGAGACTATAGAGCTTGTGGAGCGGCTTAGGCCCTACCGTTCTTTGATAGTCCCCTTGTTCTACGTCCCCATGAGCCACGTAAGGACGGACAAGGCTGGGTGGCTGGATAAGCTGAACCTCTACCCAGAGCACATCGACCTCTTGGAGGTGGTGGCTAGGCACTCGATATACTGGGCTAAGGATATTGTGAACAAATTCTACTTCAAGGGTCCCCAGTACTTCTTGGTCCGGTTCCTGGTGAACTACTTCATAAACTACGTTGAGAAGAGGCTAGGCAAAATTAAAGAAGACGTGGAACATTACAAAGAAGCTCTTAGGCAGACAAGAAACAATGCCCGGAAAGAGGTGCTAACTTTCGCCTCCTAG
- a CDS encoding C2H2-type zinc finger protein produces MATELCFACTDKDYARPATTITCSVCKKEVSWREAVTHYMGHGKKSGNDVVCPICNTKVKQQEYRNHVRRHFAAKRGLFYICGICGRSFVTLRSLLVHISKTHE; encoded by the coding sequence ATGGCCACCGAGCTGTGTTTCGCCTGCACCGATAAGGATTACGCCAGACCAGCCACAACGATCACATGCAGTGTGTGCAAGAAGGAGGTGAGCTGGAGAGAGGCTGTGACGCACTACATGGGACATGGGAAAAAGAGCGGAAATGACGTCGTGTGCCCCATATGTAACACCAAGGTGAAACAGCAGGAGTACAGAAACCACGTGAGGCGCCACTTTGCGGCAAAGAGGGGGCTTTTCTATATCTGCGGGATCTGCGGCCGGAGCTTCGTTACGCTTAGATCGCTGTTGGTGCACATATCGAAGACCCACGAGTAA
- a CDS encoding CDP-2,3-bis-(O-geranylgeranyl)-sn-glycerol synthase, with translation MDLFVFFALIWPPYVANGSAVLASRLKWRHPVDFGHNFVDGRRLFGDGKTYEGLAIGVVLGTVVGYLPNLLHPTLTLLDALILSVAALLGDLLGAFIKRRLCMPRGHPAFPLDQLDFILMAMLVRSLYADVPVEYIIAASVVTPIIHRATNIAAYILRLKKEPW, from the coding sequence ATGGATCTCTTTGTTTTTTTCGCGCTTATCTGGCCTCCCTACGTCGCCAATGGCTCCGCAGTTTTGGCGTCGAGGCTCAAGTGGCGCCACCCGGTAGACTTTGGGCACAACTTCGTAGATGGCCGGCGCCTTTTTGGAGATGGCAAGACATACGAGGGTTTGGCTATAGGCGTTGTCTTGGGCACAGTCGTAGGGTATCTCCCCAATCTCCTACATCCAACATTAACCTTGTTAGATGCACTAATTCTCTCAGTCGCTGCCCTCCTCGGCGATCTGCTTGGGGCTTTTATAAAGAGGAGGCTGTGCATGCCGAGGGGGCACCCCGCCTTTCCCCTAGACCAGCTGGACTTCATCCTCATGGCAATGCTGGTTCGTAGCCTCTACGCAGACGTCCCCGTAGAGTATATAATAGCCGCATCGGTAGTTACGCCGATAATACATAGAGCAACCAACATAGCCGCATACATTCTAAGGCTAAAAAAAGAGCCTTGGTAA
- a CDS encoding V-type ATP synthase subunit F encodes MHIVIGDRYTVALFKLMGFEGKTIEDPEEALSFIKKGLDVYDAIFLTSNIAKAISKELDEIRMRNPRKLIVVVPSVGDGMDREVNYLQIVRQVLGG; translated from the coding sequence ATGCACATAGTGATAGGTGACCGTTACACTGTTGCGCTGTTTAAGTTAATGGGGTTTGAGGGTAAGACTATTGAAGACCCCGAGGAGGCTCTTAGTTTCATTAAGAAAGGTCTTGACGTCTACGATGCGATATTCCTAACTTCTAACATTGCAAAGGCTATTAGTAAGGAGCTTGACGAAATCCGCATGCGCAACCCCAGAAAACTAATAGTTGTTGTGCCTAGTGTCGGGGATGGGATGGATCGCGAGGTTAATTATTTACAAATCGTAAGGCAGGTCCTTGGTGGGTGA
- a CDS encoding V-type ATP synthase subunit E, whose protein sequence is MSLFEDLIRTKIAELEELKKNLLVNIETRIRKDADAALNKYTELVTNLESEVTLERERILYDATVNARKRIAETYEELLKDLVNSLYEEVDKIRGSERYVKFLTSLIESATAYIQSREVVIYTSPKDRGVVEAIARNMGLTGLVNEKDIRGGVIVASKDGSIVVDYTLESIIQNKLEEIKHLLYLETQ, encoded by the coding sequence ATGTCGCTTTTCGAAGATTTAATCCGGACTAAAATTGCAGAGCTGGAGGAGCTTAAGAAGAACCTCCTCGTTAACATAGAGACAAGAATAAGGAAAGACGCCGACGCCGCCCTGAATAAGTATACAGAACTAGTTACTAATCTCGAGAGCGAGGTAACTCTCGAAAGGGAGCGTATCCTCTACGACGCTACAGTCAATGCCAGGAAAAGAATAGCGGAGACCTACGAGGAGCTTCTTAAAGACCTAGTCAACTCTCTCTACGAGGAGGTGGACAAGATAAGAGGCTCAGAGAGATATGTCAAGTTTTTGACATCGCTGATAGAAAGCGCGACGGCGTACATCCAGAGCAGAGAGGTGGTGATATACACATCGCCGAAAGATAGGGGGGTGGTGGAGGCCATCGCGAGGAACATGGGGCTAACAGGACTGGTAAATGAAAAGGATATAAGAGGTGGCGTCATTGTCGCGTCGAAAGATGGAAGCATCGTAGTGGACTACACGTTGGAGTCAATTATACAGAACAAACTAGAAGAAATAAAACACCTCCTATATCTTGAGACACAATGA
- a CDS encoding V-type ATP synthase subunit A: MSGKIEYISGPVVKADLPGARLYELVFVGEIRLFGEVVRVQGDKAFIQVYEDTTGLKPGEPVERTGEPLSAWLGPTIIGKIYDGVQRPLKDIEEISKNPFIARGIGYDKAPPLDLKSEFDFRPAVKPGDEVSPGDVLGSVKETELMTHYILYPPLPEHAPGVVEWVAEGKYKVDDVIARIKTKRGVVEVKMWHKWPVRRPRPFREKLPPVEPLITGVRTVDTMFPIAKGGAAAVPGPFGSGKTVMIRTLSMFAQSRFIIPVLCGERGNEAADALQGLLKLKDPATGRPLLERTTIIVNTSNMPVAAREASVYMGTTLGEYFRDQGYDVLVLADSTSRWAEAMREVALRIGEMPSEEGYPAYLPTRLAEFYERAGRVVLMGSKERIGSLTIAASVSPPGGDFTEPVTSNTLRFIGAFWPLSPRLAYSRHYPAIDWLAAFSRYVDTVEVWWSKNVSPEWRKIRDSLQSLLVKEAELQEIVRILGTEALSEYEKHILNVAFMIREGFLKQDAYNPIDTPSAPIKQFLLMKAIYTYYEEGLKAIEAGVPASALRELDSVKRLPRLRMEVTNDAAKEQLTKFIETLVLEIREKVARKS, translated from the coding sequence ATGAGCGGAAAAATTGAGTACATATCGGGGCCTGTAGTAAAAGCCGACTTGCCAGGGGCGCGGCTATACGAGCTAGTATTCGTAGGCGAGATAAGACTCTTCGGCGAGGTGGTGAGAGTACAAGGCGACAAGGCCTTTATACAGGTCTACGAGGACACCACAGGGCTAAAGCCGGGGGAGCCTGTGGAGAGGACAGGAGAGCCTCTAAGCGCTTGGCTCGGCCCCACTATCATAGGCAAGATCTATGACGGAGTACAGAGGCCGTTGAAGGACATAGAAGAGATTTCTAAAAACCCGTTCATCGCCCGCGGAATTGGATACGACAAGGCGCCCCCACTTGACTTAAAGTCTGAGTTCGACTTCCGCCCCGCGGTTAAGCCAGGCGATGAGGTAAGTCCCGGAGATGTGTTGGGATCTGTAAAGGAGACGGAACTAATGACACACTACATCCTCTACCCGCCTCTGCCAGAACACGCGCCGGGAGTGGTGGAATGGGTTGCGGAGGGCAAATACAAGGTAGACGACGTGATTGCGAGAATTAAGACAAAACGTGGCGTCGTCGAGGTGAAGATGTGGCACAAGTGGCCGGTGAGGAGGCCGAGGCCGTTTAGGGAGAAGCTACCCCCAGTGGAGCCTCTCATCACAGGCGTCCGCACGGTGGACACCATGTTCCCGATTGCGAAGGGTGGCGCCGCAGCGGTGCCCGGGCCCTTCGGCTCAGGAAAGACCGTCATGATTAGGACTCTCTCCATGTTTGCACAAAGCCGGTTCATAATTCCCGTGCTCTGCGGGGAGCGCGGCAACGAGGCTGCCGACGCCCTCCAGGGCCTGCTCAAGCTGAAGGACCCCGCCACCGGCAGGCCGTTGCTGGAGAGGACAACAATTATCGTCAACACCAGCAACATGCCCGTCGCAGCGAGAGAGGCGTCGGTCTACATGGGGACGACCTTGGGCGAGTACTTCCGCGACCAGGGCTACGACGTCCTAGTGCTGGCCGACTCCACCTCCCGCTGGGCGGAGGCCATGAGGGAGGTAGCTCTCCGCATTGGCGAGATGCCTTCGGAAGAGGGCTACCCCGCCTACCTCCCCACAAGGCTTGCCGAGTTCTACGAACGCGCGGGACGCGTGGTGCTGATGGGCAGCAAGGAGAGAATAGGCTCTTTGACTATCGCCGCGTCTGTCAGCCCGCCGGGAGGCGACTTCACGGAGCCGGTTACCTCAAACACCCTGCGCTTCATCGGCGCGTTCTGGCCTCTGTCGCCGAGACTGGCCTATTCGAGACACTACCCAGCTATCGACTGGCTCGCCGCCTTCTCGAGATACGTGGACACCGTTGAGGTGTGGTGGTCAAAGAATGTCTCGCCGGAGTGGAGAAAAATCAGAGACTCTCTCCAGTCCCTACTGGTTAAAGAGGCCGAGCTCCAGGAGATTGTGAGAATTCTGGGCACCGAGGCGCTGAGCGAGTACGAGAAACATATTCTCAACGTCGCGTTTATGATAAGAGAGGGCTTCCTGAAACAGGATGCCTACAACCCAATAGATACGCCATCGGCGCCAATAAAGCAGTTCCTCCTCATGAAGGCAATATATACATACTACGAGGAAGGCCTAAAGGCAATTGAGGCGGGTGTACCCGCATCAGCGCTGAGAGAGTTAGACAGCGTAAAGAGGTTGCCAAGGCTGAGAATGGAAGTGACTAACGACGCCGCCAAGGAACAACTCACAAAATTCATAGAGACGCTGGTTCTGGAGATAAGAGAGAAGGTTGCTAGGAAGTCTTAA
- a CDS encoding DNA-directed RNA polymerase subunit H — MSRVSLGVREVSVIPKEEAKELLKRLRIRPWQLPWIRSSDPLAKLVDAKPGDVLKIVRESPTAGEFVVYRLVVPG; from the coding sequence GTGTCTAGAGTCTCTCTTGGGGTTAGAGAAGTCTCTGTAATACCTAAGGAGGAGGCAAAAGAACTCCTCAAAAGGCTAAGGATAAGGCCATGGCAACTACCGTGGATCAGGTCGAGCGACCCCTTAGCCAAGTTGGTAGACGCCAAGCCTGGGGACGTGTTGAAAATAGTTAGGGAGTCTCCCACCGCTGGCGAGTTTGTTGTGTATCGCCTTGTCGTCCCGGGCTAA
- a CDS encoding DNA-directed RNA polymerase subunit B, whose amino-acid sequence MVDLLPLPVISPSGDGGLLTKDDRWALVERFIKDKGLASHQIKSFNDFLDKKLPRIVEDFKVVDTEIKGLKLVLEKIEVGWPRIKESDGSESLIYPMEARLRNATYSAPLYLTAVLYVDDEPYATETFYIGELPIMVKSKRCNLTRLRPSEYPKRFEDPQDFGGYFIINGSERVIISQEDLVADRPIYDKGDKPSVKFLAKTISTGIGYRSTLTVELNKDGVIYATLSAIPVKIPFPIYMKALGLETDEDVVKAVSDDPDIQKELLPSLVVANQIAITREDALDYIGGKVAVGQPRPVRVERALQLLDRYFLPHLGTTVPDEKKQQEIRLKKALMLGQIVKGLVELQLGRRKPDDKDHVANKRVRLVGDLMTQLFRTVFKQLLQELRSQLEKYYARGRIPHLQTIVRPDIITERVRQALATGNWVGGKTGVSQILDRTNYLSTLSYLRRVVSSLSRTQPHFEARDLHPTQWGRLCAVETPEGQNVGLVKNLALLAEITTGVDENDVEQMLLQQGVVPILKAREEGVRGAEVYLNGRLIGIHPEPEELVKTVRSLRRQGKISDEINIAYLNGVVYVNSDGGRIRRPLLVVEDGKLKLTKDIVERVKRGELTWDDLLKMGVVEYLDADEEENAHIAVDPEGDLSNYTHVEIIPSSILGAIASIIPFLEHNQSPRNQYEAAMAKQSLGLPQSNFLYKLDSRGHMLYYPERPIVTTRGLELVGYSKRPAGQNAVVALLTYTGYNIEDAVILNKASVERGMFRSVFYRTYETEEQRYPGGEEDKIEIPDSSVKGYRGPEAYSHLDEDGIAPPEVYVSSSEVLIGKTSPPRFYTTLETERILKERRDASVAVRRGEKGIVDRVIVTESPEGNKLVKVRLRELRIPELGDKFASRHGQKGVVGMLLRQEDMPFTEEGIVPDIIVNPHALPSRMTVAQLLESMAGKVGAATGNLVDATPFEGVKEEDLRKLLLKLGYKWDGKEVMYSGITGEKLVADIFIGIVYYQKLHHMVADKIHARARGPVQILTRQPTEGRSREGGLRLGEMERDVLIAHGASALLYERLVESSDKYTMYVCELCGLPAYLDAKSNKPKCPIHGDTGQFAKVTVPYAFKLLLQELIALGIYPKLELSEVLD is encoded by the coding sequence ATGGTTGATCTACTTCCTCTACCCGTGATATCACCCTCTGGAGACGGAGGGCTTCTTACAAAAGACGATAGGTGGGCCTTGGTGGAGAGGTTTATAAAAGACAAGGGGCTCGCCAGCCACCAGATAAAGTCTTTCAACGACTTCCTAGACAAGAAGCTCCCCCGCATTGTCGAGGATTTCAAGGTGGTTGATACAGAGATTAAGGGGCTGAAACTGGTGTTGGAGAAAATCGAGGTTGGGTGGCCGAGGATTAAGGAGTCGGACGGTTCCGAGTCCCTTATCTACCCCATGGAGGCTCGGCTCCGCAACGCCACCTACTCGGCGCCCTTGTACCTAACCGCGGTTTTGTACGTAGATGATGAGCCCTACGCCACAGAAACGTTCTACATAGGGGAGTTGCCCATAATGGTTAAGTCGAAACGTTGCAACTTGACCCGGCTGAGGCCAAGTGAGTACCCTAAGAGGTTTGAGGACCCCCAAGACTTCGGCGGCTACTTTATCATAAACGGGAGCGAGCGGGTTATTATAAGCCAGGAGGACCTCGTCGCTGATAGGCCAATTTACGACAAGGGCGACAAGCCCTCCGTGAAGTTCTTGGCCAAGACTATATCCACCGGCATAGGGTACAGAAGCACGTTGACTGTTGAGCTGAACAAAGACGGGGTGATTTACGCCACGCTTTCGGCAATACCCGTCAAAATACCCTTCCCCATTTACATGAAGGCTCTCGGCCTCGAGACAGACGAGGACGTGGTGAAGGCCGTGTCGGACGACCCAGACATACAGAAAGAGCTCCTCCCCTCACTCGTGGTTGCCAACCAGATAGCGATAACCCGCGAAGACGCGCTTGACTACATAGGCGGCAAGGTGGCAGTGGGGCAACCCCGGCCCGTCAGAGTGGAGCGGGCGTTGCAACTGCTAGATAGGTACTTCCTGCCTCACCTTGGCACCACGGTGCCGGATGAGAAGAAGCAACAAGAAATTAGGCTGAAAAAGGCGCTGATGCTGGGGCAAATTGTTAAGGGTCTTGTGGAGCTCCAGCTGGGGAGGAGGAAGCCCGACGATAAGGACCACGTGGCAAACAAGAGGGTGCGCTTAGTTGGCGACTTGATGACCCAGCTCTTCCGCACGGTGTTTAAGCAGTTGCTCCAGGAGCTGAGGAGCCAGCTGGAGAAGTACTACGCCAGGGGGAGGATACCCCACCTGCAGACAATTGTAAGGCCGGACATAATAACCGAGCGCGTCAGGCAAGCCCTAGCTACGGGTAACTGGGTAGGGGGCAAGACGGGTGTCTCCCAGATTTTAGACCGCACCAACTACCTCTCCACTCTGAGCTACCTGAGGCGTGTTGTGTCCTCCCTATCCAGGACCCAGCCCCACTTCGAGGCCCGCGACCTCCACCCAACCCAGTGGGGGAGGCTGTGCGCAGTTGAGACGCCTGAGGGCCAAAACGTGGGGCTTGTGAAGAACCTCGCCCTCCTCGCCGAGATAACCACTGGTGTGGACGAAAACGATGTTGAACAGATGCTCTTACAGCAGGGCGTCGTGCCTATACTAAAAGCTAGAGAGGAGGGGGTCCGTGGCGCCGAGGTCTACCTAAACGGGAGGCTGATAGGTATCCACCCAGAACCGGAAGAATTGGTAAAGACGGTAAGGAGCTTGAGGAGGCAGGGCAAGATAAGCGATGAGATAAACATCGCTTACCTCAACGGCGTCGTTTACGTGAACAGCGACGGGGGGCGCATAAGGAGGCCTCTCCTAGTCGTGGAAGACGGGAAGCTGAAACTCACAAAGGACATTGTTGAGAGGGTGAAGAGGGGGGAGCTCACCTGGGACGACCTATTAAAAATGGGCGTAGTGGAGTACCTAGACGCCGACGAAGAAGAAAACGCCCACATAGCTGTTGACCCCGAGGGCGACCTAAGCAATTACACCCATGTGGAGATTATACCATCCTCCATCCTGGGGGCAATTGCCTCGATTATACCCTTCCTAGAGCACAACCAGTCGCCGAGAAACCAATACGAGGCCGCGATGGCCAAGCAGAGTCTGGGCTTGCCGCAGTCCAACTTCTTGTACAAGCTGGACTCCAGAGGTCATATGTTGTACTACCCAGAGAGGCCGATAGTGACTACCAGGGGTCTGGAGTTGGTGGGTTATTCGAAGCGGCCTGCAGGCCAGAACGCCGTAGTGGCTCTGCTCACCTATACGGGGTACAACATCGAGGATGCCGTCATCCTAAACAAGGCGTCAGTGGAGCGCGGCATGTTCCGCTCGGTGTTCTACCGCACATACGAGACGGAGGAGCAGAGATACCCAGGCGGCGAGGAGGACAAAATCGAAATACCTGACAGCTCGGTCAAGGGGTATAGGGGGCCAGAGGCCTACAGCCACCTAGACGAAGACGGCATAGCCCCGCCTGAGGTGTATGTGAGTAGCAGCGAGGTGTTGATAGGCAAAACATCTCCGCCGAGGTTCTACACCACGCTGGAGACAGAGCGGATACTGAAAGAGAGACGTGACGCCTCGGTGGCCGTAAGGCGCGGGGAAAAGGGTATAGTGGACAGGGTCATAGTCACGGAGTCTCCCGAGGGCAACAAGCTTGTTAAGGTGAGGCTGAGGGAGCTCAGAATTCCGGAGCTCGGCGACAAGTTCGCAAGCCGGCACGGCCAGAAGGGAGTTGTGGGGATGTTGCTTAGACAAGAGGATATGCCATTCACAGAGGAGGGCATTGTCCCCGACATAATCGTAAACCCACATGCCCTGCCCTCGCGTATGACCGTCGCCCAGTTGCTAGAAAGCATGGCCGGGAAGGTCGGCGCCGCCACAGGGAACCTAGTAGACGCCACACCCTTTGAGGGGGTAAAGGAGGAGGACTTGAGGAAGCTGTTGCTAAAACTCGGCTACAAGTGGGACGGCAAAGAGGTCATGTACAGCGGCATAACCGGCGAGAAGCTCGTAGCGGACATCTTCATAGGCATTGTGTACTACCAGAAGCTACACCACATGGTAGCCGACAAGATACACGCCCGCGCTAGGGGCCCCGTGCAGATCCTCACGAGACAACCCACCGAGGGCCGCTCCCGCGAAGGCGGCCTAAGGCTGGGAGAGATGGAGCGCGACGTCTTGATAGCGCACGGCGCCTCGGCGTTGCTCTACGAGAGGCTTGTGGAGTCGAGCGATAAGTACACGATGTATGTCTGCGAGCTGTGCGGCCTGCCGGCGTATCTGGATGCCAAGAGTAATAAGCCGAAGTGCCCAATCCACGGCGATACGGGGCAGTTCGCCAAGGTCACGGTGCCCTATGCCTTTAAGCTTCTGCTTCAAGAGCTGATTGCGCTGGGTATATACCCCAAGCTGGAGCTCTCTGAGGTGCTGGACTAA